One stretch of Prunus persica cultivar Lovell chromosome G1, Prunus_persica_NCBIv2, whole genome shotgun sequence DNA includes these proteins:
- the LOC18787846 gene encoding xyloglucan endotransglucosylase/hydrolase 2, with protein sequence MGISSNGLSLVLLVGLVFSSLMVATYAGNFYQDFDLTWGGNRPKIFKGGQLLSLSLDKVSGSGFQSKKEYLFGRIDMQLKLVPGNSAGTVTAYYLSSQGPTHDEIDFEFLGNLSGDPYVLHTNVFTQGKGNREQQFYLWFNPSRNFHTYSVIWKPQHIIFLVDNIPIRVFNNAESVGVPFPKSQPMRIYSSLWNADDWATRGGLVKTDWSKAPFTAYYRNFNVMESKTSNSFAEWHTNALDAPSRRRLRWVQKYFMIYNYCTDLKRFPQGPPVECKH encoded by the exons ATGGGGATTTCTAGTAATGGGTtgagtttggttttgttggtgGGATTAGTTTTTAGCTCTTTAATGGTAGCAACTTATGCGGGAAACTTTTATCAAGATTTTGACCTAACATGGGGAGGTAACCGACCCAAAATATTCAAGGGAGGCCAGCTTCTGTCTCTATCCTTGGACAAAGTTTCTGGCTCTGGGTTTCAGTCCAAGAAAGAGTACCTATTTGGGAGGATTGATATGCAGCTTAAGCTTGTTCCTGGCAACTCTGCCGGCACCGTCACTGCATATTAC TTGTCCTCTCAAGGCCCTACCCACGACGAAATCGACTTCGAGTTCTTGGGAAATCTCAGTGGCGATCCTTACGTTTTGCACACCAATGTTTTCACTCAGGGCAAGGGAAACAGAGAGCAACAATTCTATCTCTGGTTTAATCCCTCAAGAAACTTTCACACCTACTCCGTCATCTGGAAACCCCAACATATAAT CTTCTTGGTTGACAACATTCCTATTAGAGTATTCAACAACGCCGAGTCAGTTGGTGTCCCATTCCCTAAGAGCCAACCCATGAGGATTTACTCAAGCCTTTGGAACGCCGACGACTGGGCCACCAGAGGAGGCTTGGTTAAAACGGACTGGTCAAAGGCACCGTTCACAGCATACTACAGGAATTTCAATGTCATGGAATCGAAAACATCCAATTCCTTCGCTGAGTGGCATACCAATGCGCTTGATGCTCCCAGCAGAAGACGTCTCAGATGGGTTCAGAAATATTTCATGATTTACAACTATTGCACCGACTTAAAACGCTTCCCACAAGGCCCTCCAGTTGAGTGCAAACATTGA